One segment of Desulfobulbaceae bacterium DNA contains the following:
- a CDS encoding DUF1178 family protein: MDRNYEDVGANLATTALKIHYGVEERRDIRGVVTAQEEAMLNNEGIQLLKVPVIKEEDDNQ; encoded by the coding sequence ATTGACAGAAATTATGAGGACGTAGGCGCTAATCTTGCCACTACCGCGTTAAAGATCCATTACGGAGTGGAAGAGCGCCGTGACATCAGAGGAGTCGTCACGGCGCAGGAAGAGGCGATGCTGAACAATGAAGGGATACAACTTCTCAAGGTGCCGGTGATCAAGGAAGAGGACGATAATCAATGA